In Accipiter gentilis chromosome 38, bAccGen1.1, whole genome shotgun sequence, the following proteins share a genomic window:
- the SLC35A2 gene encoding UDP-galactose translocator isoform X4 gives MAATGGGGRRRPLGAVSSVAAGEVRQPGGAGAAERLAGAEHPLRPHPARGAVPAHHRRRPGRGDEGRRLPPPPPPPAPRQRAADGGDAARGGGGTVWGHAAPGRPLPHLHPPEQPPWLSLALLFAGVALVQAEQARAAPGGSPSPAEGPPQSYAVGLAAVAASCLSSGFAGVYFERLLKTTGGSIWVRNVQLGAVGTAVGLAAMVAAEGSAVAGLGFFYGYNPAVWAVVVNQAAGGLLVAVVVRYADNILKGFATALSILASTVASVHLFGFRPRGPFLAGTAMVLAAVYLYGRPRAANAAANADAEGRQQQQQDGGGKSVGA, from the exons ATGGCAGCGacaggagggggggggcggcggcggccactCGGGGCCGTCAGCAG TGTCGCGGCGGGTGAAGTACGCcagcctgggggtgctggtgctgCAGAACGCCTCGCTGGTGCTGAGCATCCGCTACGTCCGCACCCTGCCCGGGGAGCGGTTCCTGCCCACCACCGCCGTCGTCCTGGCCGAGGCGATGAAGGGCGgcgcctgcctcctcctcctcctcctccagcaccgCG gcAGCGTGCGGCAGACGGCGGTGACGCTGCACGAGGCGGTGGTGGGACAGTTTGGGGACACGCTGCGCCTGGCCGTCCCCTCCCTCATCTACACCCTCCAGAACAACCTCCA TGGCTCTCGCTCGCCCTCCTCTTCGCCGGGGTAGCCCTGGTCCAAGCCGAACAAGCCCGAGCCGCGCCGGGAGGTTCGCCGTCCCCCGCCGAAGGACCCCCCCAAAGTTACGCCGTGGGGTTGGCGGCGGTGGCCGCCTCGTGCCTCTCGTCGGGTTTCGCCGGCGTTTACTTCGAGCGGCTGCTGAAGACGACGGGAGGTTCCATCTGGGTCCGCAACGTCCAGCTGGGAGCCGTGGGGACGGCCGTGGGTTTGGCCGCCATGGTGGCCGCCGAGGGCTCGGCGGTAGccggcttgggttttttttacggTTACAACCCGGCCGTTTGGGCCGTGGTGGTCAACCAAGCGGCCGGGGGGCTTTTGGTAGCCGTGGTGGTCCGCTACGCCGACAACATCTTGAAGGGTTTCGCCACCGCCCTCTCCATTTTGGCTTCCACCGTCGCCTCCGTCCATCTTTTCGGCTTCCGACCCCGCGGCCCTTTCCTGGCCGGCACCGCCATGGTCCTGGCCGCCGTCTACCTCTACGGCCGCCCTCGCGCCGCCAACGCCGCCGCCAACGCCGACGCCGAGggacggcagcagcagcagcaggacggCGGCGGCAAGTCAGTGGGGgcgtga
- the SLC35A2 gene encoding UDP-galactose translocator isoform X1 has translation MRKYRAVAGQVPPWQRQEGGGGGGHSGPSAVSRRVKYASLGVLVLQNASLVLSIRYVRTLPGERFLPTTAVVLAEAMKGGACLLLLLLQHRGSVRQTAVTLHEAVVGQFGDTLRLAVPSLIYTLQNNLQYVAISNLPAATFQVTYQLKILTTALFSVLLLGTSLSRLQWLSLALLFAGVALVQAEQARAAPGGSPSPAEGPPQSYAVGLAAVAASCLSSGFAGVYFERLLKTTGGSIWVRNVQLGAVGTAVGLAAMVAAEGSAVAGLGFFYGYNPAVWAVVVNQAAGGLLVAVVVRYADNILKGFATALSILASTVASVHLFGFRPRGPFLAGTAMVLAAVYLYGRPRAANAAANADAEGRQQQQQDGGGKSVGA, from the exons ATGCGGAAGTACCGCGCCGTAGCCGGGCAGGTGCCACCATGGCAGCGacaggagggggggggcggcggcggccactCGGGGCCGTCAGCAG TGTCGCGGCGGGTGAAGTACGCcagcctgggggtgctggtgctgCAGAACGCCTCGCTGGTGCTGAGCATCCGCTACGTCCGCACCCTGCCCGGGGAGCGGTTCCTGCCCACCACCGCCGTCGTCCTGGCCGAGGCGATGAAGGGCGgcgcctgcctcctcctcctcctcctccagcaccgCG gcAGCGTGCGGCAGACGGCGGTGACGCTGCACGAGGCGGTGGTGGGACAGTTTGGGGACACGCTGCGCCTGGCCGTCCCCTCCCTCATCTACACCCTCCAGAACAACCTCCAGTACGTCGCCATCTCCAACCTGCCCGCCGCCACCTTCCAG gtgACGTACCAGCTGAAGATCCTGACCACCGCGCTTTTTtcggtgctgctgctggggacgTCCCTCTCGCGGCTGCAGTGGCTCTCGCTCGCCCTCCTCTTCGCCGGGGTAGCCCTGGTCCAAGCCGAACAAGCCCGAGCCGCGCCGGGAGGTTCGCCGTCCCCCGCCGAAGGACCCCCCCAAAGTTACGCCGTGGGGTTGGCGGCGGTGGCCGCCTCGTGCCTCTCGTCGGGTTTCGCCGGCGTTTACTTCGAGCGGCTGCTGAAGACGACGGGAGGTTCCATCTGGGTCCGCAACGTCCAGCTGGGAGCCGTGGGGACGGCCGTGGGTTTGGCCGCCATGGTGGCCGCCGAGGGCTCGGCGGTAGccggcttgggttttttttacggTTACAACCCGGCCGTTTGGGCCGTGGTGGTCAACCAAGCGGCCGGGGGGCTTTTGGTAGCCGTGGTGGTCCGCTACGCCGACAACATCTTGAAGGGTTTCGCCACCGCCCTCTCCATTTTGGCTTCCACCGTCGCCTCCGTCCATCTTTTCGGCTTCCGACCCCGCGGCCCTTTCCTGGCCGGCACCGCCATGGTCCTGGCCGCCGTCTACCTCTACGGCCGCCCTCGCGCCGCCAACGCCGCCGCCAACGCCGACGCCGAGggacggcagcagcagcagcaggacggCGGCGGCAAGTCAGTGGGGgcgtga
- the SLC35A2 gene encoding UDP-galactose translocator isoform X3: protein MAATGGGGRRRPLGAVSSVAAGEVRQPGGAGAAERLAGAEHPLRPHPARGAVPAHHRRRPGRGDEGRRLPPPPPPPAPRQRAADGGDAARGGGGTVWGHAAPGRPLPHLHPPEQPPVTYQLKILTTALFSVLLLGTSLSRLQWLSLALLFAGVALVQAEQARAAPGGSPSPAEGPPQSYAVGLAAVAASCLSSGFAGVYFERLLKTTGGSIWVRNVQLGAVGTAVGLAAMVAAEGSAVAGLGFFYGYNPAVWAVVVNQAAGGLLVAVVVRYADNILKGFATALSILASTVASVHLFGFRPRGPFLAGTAMVLAAVYLYGRPRAANAAANADAEGRQQQQQDGGGKSVGA, encoded by the exons ATGGCAGCGacaggagggggggggcggcggcggccactCGGGGCCGTCAGCAG TGTCGCGGCGGGTGAAGTACGCcagcctgggggtgctggtgctgCAGAACGCCTCGCTGGTGCTGAGCATCCGCTACGTCCGCACCCTGCCCGGGGAGCGGTTCCTGCCCACCACCGCCGTCGTCCTGGCCGAGGCGATGAAGGGCGgcgcctgcctcctcctcctcctcctccagcaccgCG gcAGCGTGCGGCAGACGGCGGTGACGCTGCACGAGGCGGTGGTGGGACAGTTTGGGGACACGCTGCGCCTGGCCGTCCCCTCCCTCATCTACACCCTCCAGAACAACCTCCA gtgACGTACCAGCTGAAGATCCTGACCACCGCGCTTTTTtcggtgctgctgctggggacgTCCCTCTCGCGGCTGCAGTGGCTCTCGCTCGCCCTCCTCTTCGCCGGGGTAGCCCTGGTCCAAGCCGAACAAGCCCGAGCCGCGCCGGGAGGTTCGCCGTCCCCCGCCGAAGGACCCCCCCAAAGTTACGCCGTGGGGTTGGCGGCGGTGGCCGCCTCGTGCCTCTCGTCGGGTTTCGCCGGCGTTTACTTCGAGCGGCTGCTGAAGACGACGGGAGGTTCCATCTGGGTCCGCAACGTCCAGCTGGGAGCCGTGGGGACGGCCGTGGGTTTGGCCGCCATGGTGGCCGCCGAGGGCTCGGCGGTAGccggcttgggttttttttacggTTACAACCCGGCCGTTTGGGCCGTGGTGGTCAACCAAGCGGCCGGGGGGCTTTTGGTAGCCGTGGTGGTCCGCTACGCCGACAACATCTTGAAGGGTTTCGCCACCGCCCTCTCCATTTTGGCTTCCACCGTCGCCTCCGTCCATCTTTTCGGCTTCCGACCCCGCGGCCCTTTCCTGGCCGGCACCGCCATGGTCCTGGCCGCCGTCTACCTCTACGGCCGCCCTCGCGCCGCCAACGCCGCCGCCAACGCCGACGCCGAGggacggcagcagcagcagcaggacggCGGCGGCAAGTCAGTGGGGgcgtga
- the SLC35A2 gene encoding UDP-galactose translocator isoform X2, with product MAATGGGGRRRPLGAVSSVAAGEVRQPGGAGAAERLAGAEHPLRPHPARGAVPAHHRRRPGRGDEGRRLPPPPPPPAPRVRQTAVTLHEAVVGQFGDTLRLAVPSLIYTLQNNLQYVAISNLPAATFQVTYQLKILTTALFSVLLLGTSLSRLQWLSLALLFAGVALVQAEQARAAPGGSPSPAEGPPQSYAVGLAAVAASCLSSGFAGVYFERLLKTTGGSIWVRNVQLGAVGTAVGLAAMVAAEGSAVAGLGFFYGYNPAVWAVVVNQAAGGLLVAVVVRYADNILKGFATALSILASTVASVHLFGFRPRGPFLAGTAMVLAAVYLYGRPRAANAAANADAEGRQQQQQDGGGKSVGA from the exons ATGGCAGCGacaggagggggggggcggcggcggccactCGGGGCCGTCAGCAG TGTCGCGGCGGGTGAAGTACGCcagcctgggggtgctggtgctgCAGAACGCCTCGCTGGTGCTGAGCATCCGCTACGTCCGCACCCTGCCCGGGGAGCGGTTCCTGCCCACCACCGCCGTCGTCCTGGCCGAGGCGATGAAGGGCGgcgcctgcctcctcctcctcctcctccagcaccgCG CGTGCGGCAGACGGCGGTGACGCTGCACGAGGCGGTGGTGGGACAGTTTGGGGACACGCTGCGCCTGGCCGTCCCCTCCCTCATCTACACCCTCCAGAACAACCTCCAGTACGTCGCCATCTCCAACCTGCCCGCCGCCACCTTCCAG gtgACGTACCAGCTGAAGATCCTGACCACCGCGCTTTTTtcggtgctgctgctggggacgTCCCTCTCGCGGCTGCAGTGGCTCTCGCTCGCCCTCCTCTTCGCCGGGGTAGCCCTGGTCCAAGCCGAACAAGCCCGAGCCGCGCCGGGAGGTTCGCCGTCCCCCGCCGAAGGACCCCCCCAAAGTTACGCCGTGGGGTTGGCGGCGGTGGCCGCCTCGTGCCTCTCGTCGGGTTTCGCCGGCGTTTACTTCGAGCGGCTGCTGAAGACGACGGGAGGTTCCATCTGGGTCCGCAACGTCCAGCTGGGAGCCGTGGGGACGGCCGTGGGTTTGGCCGCCATGGTGGCCGCCGAGGGCTCGGCGGTAGccggcttgggttttttttacggTTACAACCCGGCCGTTTGGGCCGTGGTGGTCAACCAAGCGGCCGGGGGGCTTTTGGTAGCCGTGGTGGTCCGCTACGCCGACAACATCTTGAAGGGTTTCGCCACCGCCCTCTCCATTTTGGCTTCCACCGTCGCCTCCGTCCATCTTTTCGGCTTCCGACCCCGCGGCCCTTTCCTGGCCGGCACCGCCATGGTCCTGGCCGCCGTCTACCTCTACGGCCGCCCTCGCGCCGCCAACGCCGCCGCCAACGCCGACGCCGAGggacggcagcagcagcagcaggacggCGGCGGCAAGTCAGTGGGGgcgtga